A single genomic interval of Hymenobacter gelipurpurascens harbors:
- a CDS encoding TIGR04283 family arsenosugar biosynthesis glycosyltransferase: MTLSVIIPTYNEAANIGRLVAQLRQYAQPETIEVLVVDAGSADDTAQVARQAGATVLQAPKPGRAAQMNYGAQHATGELLYFVHADVGIHPDYVATLRSAVQDGYDAGCYRFRFDSAHPMLRLNSYGTRFKGIMSRGGDQTLFITRHLFQELGGFDEYYCIMEDFDIIRRIRRQTRFLIVPQDVVVSARKYETNSWLRVQLANLTAFSLFFLKVPPPRIARTYKALLNYR; the protein is encoded by the coding sequence ATGACGCTTAGTGTTATCATTCCCACCTACAACGAGGCGGCCAACATCGGTCGCTTAGTCGCTCAACTGCGTCAATACGCCCAGCCAGAGACCATTGAAGTGCTGGTCGTGGATGCGGGCAGCGCGGATGATACCGCGCAGGTGGCCCGCCAAGCGGGAGCTACGGTCCTGCAGGCTCCTAAGCCTGGCCGCGCCGCGCAGATGAACTACGGGGCGCAACATGCCACGGGGGAGCTGCTTTACTTCGTGCACGCGGACGTTGGCATTCACCCGGACTACGTGGCCACGCTTCGCAGCGCCGTGCAGGACGGTTATGACGCCGGGTGCTACCGCTTCCGGTTTGATTCTGCTCACCCCATGCTCCGGCTGAACAGCTACGGCACCCGCTTTAAGGGCATTATGAGCCGCGGTGGGGACCAGACGCTGTTTATCACCCGGCACCTGTTCCAGGAACTGGGGGGATTCGATGAGTACTACTGCATCATGGAGGACTTTGACATCATCCGTCGGATTCGCAGGCAGACCCGTTTCCTGATTGTGCCCCAGGATGTGGTGGTCTCCGCTCGCAAGTATGAAACCAACAGCTGGCTGCGGGTGCAGCTGGCGAACCTGACGGCCTTCTCCCTGTTTTTTCTGAAGGTGCCGCCGCCGCGTATTGCCCGCACCTACAAGGCCCTACTCAACTACCGCTGA
- a CDS encoding Kazal-type serine protease inhibitor domain-containing protein encodes MRTRLLSCLLILLALGASCSNPAEPDSTCVDPAPAKSGPCPMNYNPVCGCNGRTYANSCEASNAGVLSTTPGPCQ; translated from the coding sequence ATGCGTACCCGCCTACTGTCTTGTCTGCTGATTTTGTTGGCCCTGGGTGCCTCCTGCTCCAACCCGGCCGAGCCGGATAGCACCTGTGTTGATCCGGCCCCGGCCAAGTCCGGTCCCTGCCCGATGAACTACAACCCGGTCTGTGGCTGCAATGGCCGCACGTACGCCAACAGCTGCGAGGCCAGCAACGCCGGCGTGCTTTCCACTACGCCCGGGCCATGCCAGTAA
- a CDS encoding DUF6134 family protein has translation MSSKRLQRLVVLGSVGLAPLLAQGQTSAKPAAEIHRYAIEVAGLQVGTMTATRQPQAGTDVLYTLVSDVQVNFLVYHLKVYYKVVNHVRNGQLLLSTVEAHTNQGDFASRTEWKGGHYDILAKQYKHQYHGTETKPITWTMTDLFFAEPVGRTAAYSEYFGDYFGLVSGGRNGFYAHRDGREDEYRYVAGQLTTIIKKNPLKNFIVRRLP, from the coding sequence ATGAGCAGTAAGCGCCTGCAACGGCTGGTGGTGCTCGGCAGCGTAGGGCTGGCACCCTTGCTAGCGCAGGGGCAGACATCGGCCAAGCCGGCCGCCGAAATTCATCGGTATGCCATTGAAGTAGCTGGCCTGCAGGTGGGCACGATGACCGCCACTCGCCAGCCGCAGGCCGGAACCGATGTGCTCTACACCCTCGTAAGCGACGTACAGGTGAATTTCCTGGTGTATCACCTTAAGGTTTACTACAAGGTGGTCAATCACGTCCGCAACGGGCAGCTCTTGCTCTCCACGGTAGAAGCCCACACCAACCAAGGGGACTTCGCCTCGCGCACCGAGTGGAAAGGGGGACATTACGACATCCTCGCCAAGCAGTACAAGCATCAGTACCACGGCACCGAGACCAAGCCGATTACCTGGACCATGACCGACCTGTTTTTCGCCGAGCCCGTGGGTCGGACGGCTGCTTACTCCGAATACTTCGGCGATTACTTCGGCCTGGTCTCCGGCGGTCGCAACGGGTTTTATGCTCACCGGGATGGACGAGAGGATGAGTATCGGTATGTCGCGGGCCAACTGACCACCATCATCAAGAAGAATCCCCTCAAGAACTTCATCGTCCGTCGGCTACCCTGA
- a CDS encoding BamA/TamA family outer membrane protein: MLLTSVLLGLMTVFPADSVPRRLTLLPLPLVYYTPETRLAYGAALTATLRFRRDAGDSTARPSQLTVGAAYTQNRQLLLYVPFQVFYDHNRYYTYGEVGYYRYTYYFFGVGEQAVPRELYAVRFPRVRLNAFRRILPTLPSGKLYAGLRYQFEDYHLTQVAAEGQLATGIVTGSRGSRLSGGGGGVFFDSRDQVFFPTKGVVADVGFWLRNRATGAGSNGQTTHFDRYVADVSSYHRLTRHAVLAMNYFTSFTSGEAPFNALSLLGGTRRMRGYYEGRYRDQNAALLQSELRVPLYKRLGAVAFGSLGVLGSEGQLLRLGAPKAAYGAGLRFTVNRRDHLNLRVDYGLGNRSSGLYLTIGEAF, translated from the coding sequence ATGCTCCTGACCTCTGTCCTGCTGGGTTTAATGACCGTATTTCCCGCAGATAGTGTACCCAGGCGCCTTACCCTGTTGCCGTTGCCCTTGGTGTATTACACCCCGGAAACGCGCCTGGCCTACGGGGCTGCTCTCACTGCCACCCTGCGATTCCGACGGGACGCCGGCGACAGCACGGCCCGCCCTTCGCAGCTGACCGTGGGTGCGGCGTATACCCAGAACCGGCAGCTGCTCCTGTACGTGCCATTTCAGGTGTTTTACGACCACAACCGCTACTATACGTACGGCGAGGTCGGGTACTACCGCTACACCTACTACTTTTTTGGGGTGGGTGAGCAGGCCGTACCCCGGGAATTGTACGCGGTGCGCTTTCCTCGTGTGCGACTAAATGCGTTTCGGCGTATTCTGCCCACGCTGCCTTCCGGCAAGCTCTACGCCGGGCTTCGCTACCAGTTTGAGGATTACCACCTTACCCAGGTCGCCGCCGAGGGGCAACTCGCTACCGGAATCGTTACCGGCAGCCGGGGGAGTCGGTTGTCCGGCGGGGGCGGCGGCGTGTTCTTCGACTCCCGCGACCAGGTGTTTTTCCCGACCAAGGGAGTGGTCGCTGATGTCGGGTTCTGGCTGCGAAACCGGGCCACTGGAGCTGGCAGCAATGGCCAGACCACCCACTTCGACCGGTACGTAGCCGATGTTTCCTCTTACCATCGCTTGACCAGGCACGCAGTGCTGGCGATGAACTACTTCACCAGCTTCACGAGCGGAGAAGCACCTTTCAATGCCCTCTCCCTGCTTGGGGGCACCCGGCGAATGCGCGGCTACTACGAAGGGCGCTACCGGGACCAGAACGCGGCCCTGCTGCAATCGGAGCTGCGGGTGCCCCTCTACAAGCGTCTAGGTGCCGTCGCCTTTGGCTCCTTGGGCGTGCTGGGAAGCGAGGGGCAGCTGTTGCGTCTGGGTGCCCCGAAAGCGGCCTACGGAGCCGGGCTACGCTTCACCGTCAATCGCCGCGACCATCTGAACCTGCGGGTAGATTACGGGCTCGGCAATCGTTCCAGTGGCTTGTACCTCACCATCGGAGAGGCTTTTTAA
- a CDS encoding DUF547 domain-containing protein, translating to MATHPFAMRHSLLILLLSSPLLAGYPISVAASSTSSSERVAAPPVDHSGFDRLLKKHVNAQGLVNYKGFKADEKEFNQYLAALSKNAPADSWSKPEQMAYWINAYNAYTIRLILNHYPVQSIKDIGSKIKIPFVTTPWAAAFFTIGGKKMSLDAIEHGTLRKKYEDPRIHFALVCASLSCPRLRNEAYTAAKLDQQLDDQGRDFLRDASNNKVGKDAAQLSKYFDWYKGDWNNHGQSVTQWVNRYSPTKMASTARITFLDYNWQLNEQ from the coding sequence ATGGCTACTCATCCGTTCGCCATGCGCCACTCCCTGCTGATCCTGCTGCTCTCCAGCCCTCTTTTGGCTGGCTATCCCATTTCCGTCGCTGCTTCAAGTACTTCCTCAAGCGAACGGGTAGCCGCCCCCCCAGTTGATCATAGCGGCTTTGACCGGCTGCTCAAAAAGCACGTCAACGCCCAGGGGCTGGTAAACTACAAAGGCTTTAAAGCCGACGAAAAGGAGTTCAACCAGTACCTGGCGGCGCTAAGCAAAAATGCGCCCGCGGACTCGTGGAGTAAGCCAGAGCAGATGGCGTACTGGATCAACGCCTACAATGCCTACACCATCCGGCTGATTCTAAACCACTACCCAGTGCAAAGCATCAAGGATATCGGCTCCAAAATCAAAATTCCGTTTGTGACCACGCCATGGGCAGCGGCGTTTTTCACCATTGGCGGGAAGAAGATGAGCCTCGATGCTATCGAGCACGGAACCCTCCGCAAGAAGTACGAGGACCCGCGCATCCACTTTGCCTTGGTGTGTGCCTCCCTCTCGTGTCCCCGCCTGCGCAACGAGGCCTACACCGCCGCCAAGCTCGACCAGCAGCTCGATGACCAGGGGCGGGATTTTCTCCGCGATGCCAGCAATAATAAAGTGGGCAAGGATGCGGCCCAGCTCTCCAAGTACTTTGACTGGTACAAGGGCGACTGGAACAACCACGGCCAGTCCGTCACGCAGTGGGTCAACCGGTATTCCCCCACGAAGATGGCCAGCACCGCTAGGATCACGTTTCTGGACTACAACTGGCAGCTGAATGAGCAGTAA
- a CDS encoding SDR family oxidoreductase, which produces MFDTKLAPAVAGSQQDALAARHRSPVPLPGTGFFAGKVALVTGSESGIGRETARALCQQGAAVVLNGRQADRLELTRQALAEAGYVVASCVADVTDYAACEMLVATAVQTFGRLDILVTNASISQRAYFADMQPEVFRQVLDSNVYGTVYPLKAALPHLLKSRGSVTFISSISALNGMPSGSAYCAGKAAVANLAHTLRLELSDTGLHVGVVHIGFTQNDPDKRVLSASGAPVPIAHRPPRWQKTQAQVAARIVEHIRRRRQRTVLSALGRLIVLVHTYLPRLGDWIVLRTIRRLRHFYE; this is translated from the coding sequence ATGTTTGATACAAAACTGGCTCCGGCAGTAGCTGGGTCTCAGCAAGACGCTCTGGCGGCTCGCCATCGGTCACCCGTCCCGCTCCCGGGCACGGGCTTCTTTGCCGGAAAGGTCGCCCTGGTCACCGGCTCGGAGTCCGGCATTGGCCGGGAAACCGCCCGCGCCCTTTGCCAGCAGGGAGCTGCGGTCGTGCTCAACGGACGGCAGGCGGACCGCCTGGAGCTCACGCGTCAGGCGTTGGCGGAAGCGGGCTACGTCGTGGCCAGCTGCGTGGCCGACGTAACGGATTATGCCGCCTGTGAGATGCTGGTGGCCACCGCCGTTCAGACGTTTGGCCGGTTGGACATTCTCGTCACCAATGCCAGCATTTCCCAGCGGGCGTACTTTGCGGATATGCAGCCCGAAGTATTTCGGCAGGTGCTCGACAGCAATGTGTACGGCACGGTGTACCCCCTCAAAGCCGCCCTGCCCCACCTGCTCAAGAGTCGGGGGAGCGTCACGTTCATTTCCTCCATCTCGGCCCTGAACGGGATGCCCAGTGGCTCGGCATACTGTGCGGGCAAGGCGGCAGTAGCCAACCTGGCGCATACCCTCCGGCTGGAACTTTCCGACACGGGCCTGCATGTGGGGGTAGTACACATTGGGTTCACCCAAAATGATCCCGACAAGCGGGTGCTCAGCGCGAGCGGCGCGCCCGTTCCCATTGCGCATCGTCCCCCGCGCTGGCAGAAAACCCAGGCCCAGGTAGCCGCCCGGATTGTGGAGCATATCCGCCGGCGGCGGCAACGTACGGTGCTCTCTGCCCTGGGGCGGCTCATTGTGCTGGTGCACACTTACCTGCCCCGGCTCGGCGACTGGATCGTACTCCGGACTATTCGGCGGCTCCGGCATTTCTACGAATAG
- a CDS encoding VOC family protein: MATTMYLNLPVKDLSASVAFFTQLGFRFNPLMTNEQGTCLIVSDTLFVMLLEESFFQSFTGKPLVNAHQANEFILCLSADSRAEVDRMVDAALAAGGQPVPQQP, translated from the coding sequence ATGGCGACTACAATGTATCTCAACCTGCCCGTTAAGGATCTCAGCGCGTCGGTGGCGTTCTTTACTCAGCTGGGTTTTAGGTTCAACCCGCTGATGACCAACGAACAGGGCACCTGCCTGATTGTCAGCGACACCCTCTTCGTGATGCTGCTGGAAGAGTCGTTTTTCCAGTCGTTCACGGGTAAGCCCCTGGTCAACGCTCACCAGGCCAACGAATTCATTCTCTGCCTGTCAGCCGACAGCCGCGCCGAGGTGGACCGTATGGTTGACGCAGCACTGGCCGCCGGGGGGCAGCCCGTGCCCCAGCAGCCGTAA
- the arsS gene encoding arsenosugar biosynthesis radical SAM (seleno)protein ArsS (Some members of this family are selenoproteins.), giving the protein MKSLKATGHQLADSAFQLTVLRQEEAQTLHLPSFRDKLAEAGLFPLLPVAPTVLQINVGKMCNQVCRHCHVDAGPDRKEIMTRETMQLCLDALAQTDIATVDLTGGAPEMNPDFRWFVEQISLLGRKVLVRCNLTIIVANKKYHDLPDFFKLHNVEVVSSLPFYTAKTTDRQRGDGVFEDSVRALKMLNAVGYGHPGSGLVLNLVYNPNGAFLPGSQKGLQEQFKRALLKDFGIVFNELYAITNLPVSRYLDFLMESGNYAGYMEKLVNAFNPVAAAGVMCRNTISVSWDGGLYDCDFNQMLDLTVASPVQHIRDFDVAMLSKRTVVINQHCYGCTAGSGSSCGGATV; this is encoded by the coding sequence ATGAAATCACTCAAGGCCACGGGCCACCAACTGGCCGATTCGGCTTTTCAGTTAACCGTACTTCGGCAGGAGGAGGCGCAGACGCTGCACCTGCCCTCGTTTCGGGATAAGCTCGCTGAAGCGGGGCTCTTCCCCCTGCTCCCCGTTGCTCCCACCGTGTTGCAAATCAACGTGGGCAAGATGTGCAACCAGGTGTGTCGGCATTGCCACGTCGATGCCGGTCCGGACCGCAAGGAAATCATGACCCGCGAAACCATGCAGCTCTGCCTGGATGCGCTGGCCCAGACCGATATTGCGACGGTGGATTTAACGGGGGGAGCCCCCGAGATGAACCCTGACTTCCGGTGGTTTGTGGAGCAGATTAGCCTGCTGGGCCGCAAAGTGCTGGTGCGCTGCAACCTGACCATCATCGTGGCCAACAAGAAGTATCACGACCTGCCCGATTTCTTTAAGCTCCACAACGTGGAAGTGGTCAGCTCCCTGCCTTTCTACACGGCCAAAACCACCGACCGCCAGCGGGGGGATGGCGTATTCGAGGACTCCGTGCGGGCCCTGAAAATGCTCAACGCCGTCGGCTATGGGCACCCAGGGAGCGGCCTAGTCCTGAATCTGGTCTACAACCCCAATGGGGCCTTTCTGCCGGGCTCGCAGAAGGGCCTGCAGGAGCAGTTTAAGCGGGCTCTGCTCAAAGACTTCGGCATTGTGTTCAACGAACTTTATGCCATCACCAACCTGCCCGTCAGCCGCTACCTCGACTTCCTGATGGAGTCGGGCAACTACGCCGGCTATATGGAAAAGCTAGTCAATGCCTTCAACCCCGTGGCCGCCGCCGGCGTGATGTGCCGCAACACGATCTCCGTCAGTTGGGATGGGGGACTCTACGATTGCGATTTCAACCAGATGCTGGACCTCACTGTGGCCAGCCCCGTGCAGCATATCCGGGACTTTGATGTCGCGATGCTCAGCAAACGGACAGTGGTCATCAATCAGCATTGCTATGGTTGCACGGCGGGTAGTGGCTCTAGCTGCGGGGGGGCAACAGTGTAG
- a CDS encoding NAD-dependent epimerase/dehydratase family protein, whose product MGPVLVTGAGGFLGRHLVQELLGRGYPVRALVRPGSNSKLCQLPPLTSLGVEVREGDLCQPASVQDLAQGCSAIIHAAARAEVNPARNPAVWEANVGGTETILDLARQAAVERLVFVGTANVFGYGSRLQPGDETRAYAGMQYGLDYMDSKRAATDRVLEAVADWQLPAVLVHPTFMLGPGDAKPTSNALLLELYRGKLPGYPPGGKNYVHVRDVAVATVNALTQGRIGESYILGNQNLSYREAFALMARVMGVRPPTRPIPALLARLYGAACDVKALATGRPAQVNSAMVAVANDGHYFSVQKARAELSLPQTDLEEAIREAFHWFKAHQYV is encoded by the coding sequence ATGGGACCAGTGTTAGTGACCGGTGCCGGCGGCTTCTTAGGGCGTCACCTCGTGCAGGAACTCCTGGGGCGAGGCTACCCCGTGCGGGCGCTCGTGCGGCCGGGTAGTAACAGTAAGCTCTGCCAGCTGCCCCCGCTGACTTCGTTGGGGGTGGAGGTTCGGGAGGGTGACTTGTGCCAGCCGGCTTCGGTGCAGGACTTGGCCCAAGGCTGCTCGGCTATCATTCACGCGGCGGCTCGGGCCGAGGTAAATCCGGCCCGTAATCCGGCCGTGTGGGAAGCCAATGTGGGCGGCACGGAAACCATCCTGGACCTGGCGCGGCAGGCCGCGGTCGAGCGCTTGGTCTTTGTTGGCACAGCCAACGTGTTTGGCTATGGGAGCCGTTTGCAGCCCGGCGACGAAACCCGTGCCTACGCTGGGATGCAGTATGGGCTCGACTACATGGATAGCAAGCGGGCCGCCACGGATCGGGTGCTGGAGGCAGTAGCCGACTGGCAGCTGCCGGCCGTGCTCGTGCACCCCACCTTTATGCTGGGGCCGGGGGACGCCAAGCCGACTTCCAACGCCCTGCTGCTGGAACTCTACCGGGGCAAGCTGCCGGGCTATCCGCCCGGGGGGAAGAATTACGTGCACGTGCGCGACGTCGCGGTGGCCACGGTCAATGCCCTGACGCAGGGCCGCATCGGAGAGTCCTACATCCTGGGTAATCAGAACCTGAGCTACCGGGAGGCCTTTGCGCTGATGGCGCGCGTGATGGGGGTGCGTCCTCCCACGCGACCCATCCCGGCGCTCCTGGCCCGGCTCTACGGGGCGGCGTGCGATGTCAAGGCGCTGGCCACGGGTCGGCCTGCTCAGGTGAACTCCGCCATGGTCGCCGTCGCCAACGACGGGCACTACTTCTCGGTACAGAAAGCGCGGGCCGAGTTGTCCCTTCCTCAGACCGATCTGGAGGAAGCCATCCGGGAGGCCTTCCACTGGTTTAAAGCACATCAGTATGTTTGA
- a CDS encoding metallophosphoesterase family protein gives MDSPLPHDLGTRSGRLLVFGGPYSNLQALETLKGIADQLQIPAGNIVCTGDIVGYCAQPEAAVQFVKDWGVHAIQGNVEQNIIRGEDDCGCNFAEGSRCDLLSRAWFPYAVRSLSAGSVAWLGTLPLQLSFQYAGKAVAVLHGASTGIADFVFSSTPWPVKEISFAATGAEVILSGHAGLPFADARAGQYWLNAGVIGMPANDGTPRVWYLLLDDTNGRFSYTFHAFTYDNGRAHQLMQANGLPDSYAHTLLTGIWDNCEILPAAEKALQGRAITLQYEENE, from the coding sequence ATGGATAGCCCACTCCCCCACGACCTCGGCACACGAAGCGGCCGGCTGCTCGTTTTCGGGGGACCCTACTCGAACCTCCAGGCCCTGGAAACGCTCAAAGGCATTGCCGACCAGCTGCAGATTCCAGCCGGCAACATCGTCTGCACCGGCGACATCGTGGGCTACTGCGCCCAACCCGAAGCCGCGGTGCAGTTTGTGAAAGACTGGGGGGTGCACGCCATTCAGGGCAATGTGGAACAGAATATCATCCGGGGCGAAGACGACTGCGGCTGCAACTTCGCCGAGGGCAGCCGGTGCGACCTGTTGTCCCGCGCCTGGTTTCCCTACGCGGTACGGAGCCTATCGGCCGGCTCGGTCGCCTGGCTGGGTACCCTGCCGCTCCAATTGTCTTTCCAGTATGCGGGCAAGGCGGTAGCCGTGCTGCACGGGGCGTCCACCGGCATCGCCGATTTCGTGTTCTCTTCAACCCCCTGGCCGGTGAAGGAAATCAGCTTTGCCGCTACCGGGGCCGAGGTGATACTGTCCGGCCACGCCGGCCTACCCTTTGCCGATGCGCGGGCCGGGCAATACTGGCTTAACGCGGGCGTGATTGGAATGCCTGCCAACGATGGTACCCCGCGGGTCTGGTATCTGCTGCTTGATGACACTAATGGCCGGTTTAGCTACACCTTTCACGCCTTTACCTATGACAATGGTAGGGCGCATCAGTTAATGCAAGCCAATGGGCTCCCCGATTCCTATGCGCACACGCTTCTAACGGGCATCTGGGATAACTGCGAAATTTTGCCAGCGGCCGAGAAGGCTTTACAGGGTCGGGCCATTACGCTGCAATATGAAGAAAACGAGTAG